The bacterium DNA segment TGAAGAGAGGTTTTCCGGAATCATCAACGCTTCAGCCGGACAGCGGACCGTCCAATCCACCGCCTCATCCAGCTTTTTCTTCATCACCTGCAACGTGTGTGCCAGTTCATCGGCTGCATCAAACGCCAGTTCGGTCAGCGCAGCTATGCCGCAATCCAACACCAGCAGTTGCATCCATGGTGTATGCGGCAAGTAGGCCAAGTGAATGCCGGCCTGCTGAACATGTTCCTGGCGACGAAGCGCAAACGTGTAATCCGGTTCGAAATACATATGCTCGTAATAGTATCGCCAGGCTTTCAAGTCATGCGCTGATTTGATGAAATGTTCGATCGGAGCTTCGGAAAAAGAATCAGACAGATATTCCCAACAGTCCTGCAGCGTGCCCACCGGCGTGTTCAAAGTGGTCACTCTTTTATTGCCGCGATGCTCGACAACCAGGGAACATCCTTCCAGATTTGTTTGATAAGGGTAATATCCTTGCAGATAAAACCCCACGTTGAGCTGGCTATGCCACTGGACATAATCTTTATCGGATTTGAAATCAGCAGGTTTTATTCCGCGTCCTATCAGACCGGTGGCCCAATAATCCAGATCTGCATACCAAGGAACACGATCCGGTTTTTCGCCTTTGAATAAAGTCAACAGCCGTTGTCGTAAGGTCATGGGTCTTCCTATATTTTTTTTCGTAAGGTCAGATCAAGAATGACGGCAAGCACGAGGATCGCTCCCTGCACCACATATTGATAAAACGAGCCGATGCCCAATAGGTTCATGCCGTTGGCAAATACCGCCAGAATCAGAGCGCCCAGAAGGGTTCCGGATAAAGTGCCTTCTCCTCCGGCCAGGCTGGTGCCCCCGAGAACAATGGCCACGATCACATCGAATTCAAAGCCGATGCCGACATTGGGGTCTCCGGAAGAAAGGCGGGAGGCCAACAGGACGCCGCTGATACCGGCCGTGGTTCCAGATAGCGTATAGAGCAGCAGTTTGATCCGTTTGACCGGGATGCCTGCCAGATTTGCCGCCTGCAAATTGCCGCCGATGGCATAAATGTGTCGGCCGAACACGGTTTTGGTCAGGAGGAAATGGCAGATCACGATCACCACGGTCATGATCACCACCAAAAGCGGCAAAGGCCCGAGATGGGTTTCCCCTACAACGCCGAAACTATCCGGCAGTCCGTTGACCACAGCACTGCCGCTGCTTAGAATATAGGCCAATCCGCGGGAGATATACATGGTGCCAAGCGTGGCAATCACCGGCGGAATGCCGGTGGATATGATCAGCGAGCCGTTGAGAGCTCCAGAGACAACGCCGACCAAGATGCCGGCGAGGAAGGCAAACGGAAGAGGGAGCCCGACCACGGACAACCGAGCGGTGATCACGCCCGCCAAAGCCAGCACACCGCCTATAGACAGATCGAGCCCACCGCTGATCATAACCAGCGTGACCACAGAAGCAGAGATGACCGTCAAGCTGACCTGCCGTAGAATGTTCAGCACATTGTAACCGCTGGAAAAATTCTGCGATGACAGGGAGAGGACCAGAGAGACGCTGACGAGAATGAGCAGCAGGATCAGATTTTGCGAGCCGCGTTTTTTCATCCCTGAACACCATCCTTGGACGGATACTGGTTCTTCAGCCATTCCAGCGCCTGCTCCGGCACTATTTTAACAAAAGGAAGATACTGCAAGCGGTAACTGGTATCGCCCAGCAGGACCTGCTGCAGCAGCGCCCAGCCGGCGTCCGCGATATCTTTGGGCGGATTGGCGACAGCGACTTTTAACGGCGATTCAGGCTTGAGCAGCTCTTTGATGATGGGTTCGGATCCGCCGATGCCGGCAACCAGAATCTGCTTCAGACCGATTTCCCGTACCGCGTCTACGATCGCCAGTGCCGAGTCGTCATTGATGCCGAAGGCGATGTCCAGGTCCGGATGCGCCTGCAGCATGTCCTCTGCAGCGCGCAATGCTTTGTCGCGAACACCATAGCCGTTGACTTCCTGCAACAATACAGCCTGTGGATAGATTTTGCGCACGCCCTCGAGAAACCCCTGCTCCCGCTTGTCCACTTCAGCGATGCCGACCTGACCGACGATCCCGATACGAGGAGAGGTCCCCGAATGCGTTTTTTTCCACTCTTCGGCCGCTGTTTCACCGGCCAACTGCCCGCCCTGCAGATCTTCGCCGACAACGGTCGGCGCCACAGGCTCGCTGGGATTGATGTTATAGGCGATGACCGGAATGCCGGCCTCTTTGATCTTTTGCAGCATTTTGACCGCCATTCGGCTGTCCAATGGAGCGAACGCGATCCCGTCGGGACGACGGATGATCAGGTCCTCGACGATCTTCATCAGCCGTGCATTGTCGAAATTGGGGTCCATCAAGGACAGGGTGAAGCCATGGACTTGGCTCAGACGTTGCCATTCCGCAATAACCGCTTGAAAATAGGGATGGGCGCTGGTCATCACCGTCAGCGCAATATGCGGTTGCCTGGCCGACCGGTGGCATGATAACACTATCAGCAAGCTCAAAATAATAAGCAGTCGTTTTCGCATCATTCACTCCGATGGGATTTTCTCTGACATGCAGTTCTTAATAAATTTTTCCGTGAGTGAATTTAAGCAGACTGACCGTTTGATGC contains these protein-coding regions:
- a CDS encoding ABC transporter permease, with the protein product MKKRGSQNLILLLILVSVSLVLSLSSQNFSSGYNVLNILRQVSLTVISASVVTLVMISGGLDLSIGGVLALAGVITARLSVVGLPLPFAFLAGILVGVVSGALNGSLIISTGIPPVIATLGTMYISRGLAYILSSGSAVVNGLPDSFGVVGETHLGPLPLLVVIMTVVIVICHFLLTKTVFGRHIYAIGGNLQAANLAGIPVKRIKLLLYTLSGTTAGISGVLLASRLSSGDPNVGIGFEFDVIVAIVLGGTSLAGGEGTLSGTLLGALILAVFANGMNLLGIGSFYQYVVQGAILVLAVILDLTLRKKI
- a CDS encoding sugar ABC transporter substrate-binding protein; the encoded protein is MMRKRLLIILSLLIVLSCHRSARQPHIALTVMTSAHPYFQAVIAEWQRLSQVHGFTLSLMDPNFDNARLMKIVEDLIIRRPDGIAFAPLDSRMAVKMLQKIKEAGIPVIAYNINPSEPVAPTVVGEDLQGGQLAGETAAEEWKKTHSGTSPRIGIVGQVGIAEVDKREQGFLEGVRKIYPQAVLLQEVNGYGVRDKALRAAEDMLQAHPDLDIAFGINDDSALAIVDAVREIGLKQILVAGIGGSEPIIKELLKPESPLKVAVANPPKDIADAGWALLQQVLLGDTSYRLQYLPFVKIVPEQALEWLKNQYPSKDGVQG